Proteins encoded in a region of the Candidatus Methylarchaceae archaeon HK02M2 genome:
- a CDS encoding V-type ATPase subunit: MSIKGAMNYSFTAAIISTLKSYMLNSEDYEALLKSTSVKDFYNILEKTSYRIFLSKTYEEKEAENLERRLYEDYINTLNKIYRVCPQISLKMVDAIRLKHELHSLKMILRALISELDTKYALQLVIPIGKYSPDVCKSILESKSIQIAIENVEEPDLRRALIDIFKQQRESIVSYLLEATIDRYSLTKIWRSLLPEPDRVARRIVGTMTDFSNIMFVLRSKYLDLEADIIHSFIIPVYRYFPPSQLDKVIGAPTTRDAMRLLNQGYYGKLITQPSLGSETTALSEIETIFDRYLAQECLYSFQGYRFHAGLIISYLTLKFNEISDISAILFGKVNKVPVDTIRRKLILHQRIS, translated from the coding sequence ATGTCGATTAAGGGAGCAATGAATTATTCTTTCACTGCCGCTATCATCTCTACCTTAAAGTCGTATATGTTAAATTCTGAAGATTATGAAGCATTATTGAAATCTACTTCTGTTAAGGATTTTTATAATATATTAGAAAAAACATCATATCGTATTTTTTTAAGTAAAACATATGAAGAAAAAGAAGCAGAGAATCTTGAGAGAAGGCTGTACGAGGACTATATCAATACCTTGAACAAGATTTACAGAGTATGTCCTCAAATAAGTCTCAAAATGGTAGATGCAATCCGTCTTAAACATGAATTGCACTCATTAAAGATGATTTTAAGGGCGTTGATTAGTGAGCTGGATACTAAGTATGCCCTTCAACTCGTAATTCCAATAGGTAAATATAGCCCAGATGTCTGCAAATCGATATTAGAATCTAAATCTATACAAATAGCTATTGAAAATGTTGAAGAACCTGATCTGCGCCGAGCCTTAATCGATATTTTTAAGCAACAAAGGGAATCAATTGTCTCTTATCTTTTGGAGGCAACAATTGATCGATATTCACTAACCAAAATCTGGCGCTCCTTATTACCTGAACCAGATAGAGTCGCCCGACGTATTGTTGGTACGATGACAGACTTCTCAAATATTATGTTTGTATTACGTTCCAAATATTTGGACCTAGAAGCAGATATTATACATTCGTTTATTATTCCAGTTTATCGCTATTTCCCACCTTCACAGCTGGATAAAGTAATTGGAGCTCCAACCACACGTGATGCCATGAGACTTTTAAATCAAGGGTATTATGGTAAGTTGATAACTCAACCCTCTCTTGGGTCAGAGACCACAGCTCTTTCTGAAATTGAAACAATTTTTGATCGTTATTTAGCTCAAGAATGCTTATATTCTTTTCAGGGCTATCGATTTCATGCTGGACTTATCATTAGCTATCTGACACTAAAGTTTAATGAAATATCAGACATTAGCGCTATACTGTTTGGCAAAGTTAATAAAGTGCCTGTTGACACCATACGCCGTAAGTTAATACTTCATCAACGTATATCTTAA